CCTCAGCAATAATGTTACGAACCGTTTCGTCATAGCTGATGCCAAGTCCTTCCTGCTGAAAAGTTAATTCTCCGCCGGTGTTAAAAACACTGATGATGTTAGAATGCGAAAAGTCCACAGGCGTTATCTTTTTATAGTTTACCGCCAGTACCGCTGCAAATTCCCGGGTATTTTCTTCCGTTGACCGAAGAAACAGCCATTGCTCCCCTTCCATTTTGTTTTCTTTTGCAAATGCTTTTAATCGTTTGGGCGTATCGGTTTCGGGGTCGATACTCACCATAATCAGTCTGACATCCTTTTTGATGTTTTCCGGCAGCCGCTGCTCGATATGCCGCATATCTGCTATTAATCTGGGACAGGCGGCCTTACAGGAAGTATAGATCATGACCATGACCAGAACTTTTCCTTTAAGGTCTTTCATTTCGATCTCTTTATTGTCCTGAGTGGTCCATCTGGAAGGCAGGTTATAGATGGAAAGTCCGGAAAATTCCCCGGCTTCCGAAAGTCTTTCCGGGGTTTGTTCCTGGGAATTACAATGTTGTATCCCGGCAAGGATTATCAGTAATCCTAACAGTATTTTTTTCATGTTGTTTGCTTTATTGTTCCGTTAAAAAAGTTGTTGTACTTTTTATCAAATCTTTTTCAGGGGCTATATCCCGGGCACATCGAAATCCCAGGTTTCGTGTTGAATAATTCGCTTTTAAACTGCCCCGGAAGGCATATCGCATAAAAGCGGCATAATTCATCAGGTCGGTTGCATTTACAGCACCGCTTCCGCAAAATAAACTGGTATCGGTGTCCTTGTCTTTTCTGGACTCGCCGGAAAGCAGTATGCTGTTAAAATCGGAGGTCCATTCCCAAATCAGGCCGTGCATATCGTAAACGCCCCAATAGTTCTTAAAGGTCTGCCCTATGGCATTGTTATACGTTTTTGACTTTTCATACCAGCTCAGTATGTATTTGTTGTATTCTTCTCTCGTCCGGGCATCTGCTTTTTGTTCATCTGCCATGGCTACATATTCCCATTCGTCCATTGTGGGCATGCGTTTTCCCTGGCATTCACAATATTTTTTTGCGGCAAACCAGGAAACATTGGTAACAGGAGCATCACTTTTATTCGCACCGTAATCAAAATCATTTTTCCAGTAGGATAAATAGCTTTTATCGGCAAAAATGGCTTTAATTCCGAAACGGGTATATTCCGGTTTCCGGTTTACGAAATTCAGATATTCGGCATTGGTTACCGGATAAACATCTATTTTGAAAGAGGAAACAGCTACCGGTTTTTCGGTGGTAGCACCATAAAGGGGAACAAAAGTCCCCCCTTTTATGGTTACCATTTTTGTTTCCTGTGCATTCAGGAATACGGTTATAAAACCGATTATAAGACTGACAACAATTCTATCGGGCTGATACATGGCTGTTTTTTTTACTTTATTTTTTACCTCGCTGTGCTTTGACCATTTCCGGGCTGACCTTTTTACCGCTATTGCCCCAGTTGCCGTACACATAGGTCAAAACATCTGCAACCTGTTCATCTGTCAAGCCTTGTGATGTCATCATTGCATTGTACTTTTTACCGTTTACCGTTATCTCACCGCTCAGTCCGTTAAGAACTGTCCGGATGGCACGATTAGCGTCTTTATTCAGATAATCCGAATTTGCCAGTGGCGGAAAAGCACCGGGTACGCCCTGACCGTTAGCCTGATGGCAGGCAATACAGGTCTTGGCATAGATACTTTTTCCTTTATCGGTATTTTGCATATTGCTTTTTGCTGCAGTTTCTTTTACCGGAGCAGTAAAAGCGGTCAGACCAATTGTAAAACAAGCGATCACGACTCCTGCTATTACTTTTTTCATGATTTTATTCTTTTATTCGTGGATATCTTTTAATTTTTGTGCCGGTTTGCTTCGTTCGGCTTTTACCATTGCTGTGGTTACATTGGTTTTATTATTGCCCCAATTGTTGTACACATACGTCAATACATTGGCAATCTCATCGTCTGTCAGGTTCTGGCTGGTCATCACGCTGTTGTATTTTTTACCGTTTACCGTTATTTCGCCTGTCAACCCGTGCAGTACTGCATTAATTGCTCTTTTTGTATCGGCATTCAGGTAATCTGATTTGGCCAATGGCGGAAAGGCGCTTGGGATGCCCTGTCCTTCAGACTGATGGCAGGCAAAACAGGTTCTGCCATAGATTTCTTTACCGGCTTTAAGTTTTTCGTCCAGTGTTTTGGGAGCAACCGCTTTGGGTGCGTCTTTTTCTTTAGGCATATTCTGGATCGTTCCGCCTTCCGGTAAATAGATTCCTTCCTGTACCGTTCCTGAATAGACATTTTTATCCTGCTCGCCTTCTACTTTCAGCATACCTAAAGCCCCTTTGTTAAACGCTCTGAAAATGGAATGATCCACCAGGATAAAGGTGCCCGGAACATCAACCTTAAATTCAACAATTGCAGCACCTCCGGCCGGTATTAAGGTGGTCTGTACATCTTTATTGATAACGCTTCCGCCTTCGAGGTATACTTTATCGAAAATTTCACCGATCACATGGAAGGACGATACCAGGTTCGGTCCGCCGTTACCCATATAAATACGGACTGTTTCTCCTTTTTTTGCCGTGATGGCATTGTCCCCGGTTATAGCGCCTACTTTACCGTTAAAAACAACATAGTCCGGTTGTTCCTTGATTGCTTTTTCCATATCGAAAGGCTGGGTTCCCTGATCGCCATAATTTCCTTTGGTGTAGAAATCACCCTGCATTACATAGTATTCCTTGTCTACCGGAGGCAATCCGCCTTCGGGCTCTACCAGAATTAGCCCATACATACCGTTGGCAATGTGCATCCCCACCGGAGCTGTAGCGCAGTGGTAAACATATAGCCCCGGATTCAGGCATTTGAAGTTAAATACTTTTTCATGTCCCGGAGCAACTAAAGAAGAGGTTGCACCTCCACCCGGTCCTGTTACTGCATGCAGGTCGATATTGTGTGGCAGCTTGTTATCGGGATGGTTTTTTAAATGAAACTGCACTTCGTCTCCAATACGGGTTCTGATAAAACTTCCCGGAACAGAACCGCCAAAGGTCCAGTAAACATATTTCACCCCGGCAGTCATTTCGCCTTCCAGTTCCTTGATTTCCATGTTTACAATCAGTTTTGTTGCTGCACGGTTGCCTATAGGCTTGGGTACAAACGGCGGTGAAGTGAGTTCTGCAACCTGTTCTCCTACTACTTTAATTTTTGTCGGATCGCCTGGTGATTTGTCCCTAAATGATAACAAACCGATTGTAATTGTTGTTATTACCAACAAACTCACCACAATTTTTAATTTGATTTTCATGTCTAATGATTTTCGTTTAACTTAATTTGTCAGGTAAAGTTATGTTCTTGCTTACCGCTTTATTATGATTCCAGTCATGCCCGAAAAAAATAATATTCAGTACACTAATTGGTCATAATACTTACCGTTATGACAAAAGGGGAAGTGATGATCGGATCGTAAAATCAGGTCTGATAATGGTTAGGTAAACAAATAAAAATCAGAGAATGATGCGTAACAGCAGTATATACAAAAGGATGGAAATTATTCCATCCTTTTTATACAGAAGTTATTGTTTGGATATAAATTACAGAGTGGTTTATTAACCTTGAAATTAGTTTGTTATTCCATAAATAAGATAAACCAACCAGCTAAAATAAAAAAGAAGTGATGGTAAAATAAGGTAAAAATCTCTACGATGATTCTGAAATTTCCCTCTGTAACAGAATAAAAATATTTTTACGGTTAAAATTAAATTGATTATAAAAAGTGGAAGATGGATAAAATATGATATAATAACTAATGTCTTTCTCATATTTAAACCTTCAATAAAAAGATATTTATTAGTAATGATAACTTCTAAAATTATTAAAACCAAAACTAACACAAAAGATATGTATGATAATATACTTCTTTTCATTGCTATCGTTGTCTATGCATAATTAATATTTTGATATATTACCTATTTACATTTCGAAATTCTTATTGTATCATTTTCTATTACTAATCCAATATTTTTCTCCAATGATCTTTCAACTTTTTCGGAAGACCATCTATTATTTTCATCAAAATTATAGTAATTGGTTTCTAATCCTATTGTAATTTCATTATCGTTGATTTCATGATAATTAATTTTTCTAAAATAAACCCAATCCTCTTTTTTTATTGAATAAAGGATAATATCTTTTAATAATCCAGAGTCTATTTTTTTAATTATTTCATTATTTGAGTCAATAATGATGATTTTCAATAATGATGGACTAAGTGTTAATTCTTTAGCATCATAGGAGATCTTCTTTACACATACAGATTTTGCTTTATCTCTTTGTTTACAGGAAATTATTCCCAAAAAAACGAACATCAATATATATACTATTGAAAAAGAAGAATTTCTAAAAATATTTTTTCTGATCATTTGAACTTAAGAATTTTGATTGATGCATAACCGTAAGGCAAAAACATCTGATTTCTCTGCCAACTGTAGGTCATAATTTCATCTTCTGTTATTGCTTTCCATTATGAAAATATAATATAAACGCTATTTAATCATAATACTTTTAAATGAATCAAGTAAGATGTTCTGATCAGCTTCATTAAGGTTTTTACCTGAAATTGTTAAACTATTATTGTCTTTAAGGTTGCTGAAATATATCCCTACTTCACCTTTTCCAGTAATTTTAGGAACTTTAATTTTTCCAGTAATTTTATTGATTGTATCATAATAGTAATACTCTTTTAAAAATGTACCCTGTGCTTGATCTATTTCTGGCTTCTTTGAGTAATATAAACCTGTAATATCCATTCCTGAGGATTTAAATTCTTTTATTTGTTCATAAGAGAATACCTTATTAGTTTCATCAAACTTTTCTGAATATTTTCCATAGTCACTAAATATAGAATCACCATTTTTAGTAATAATTAAAAAAACATGTGAATCTATCCCTTTGAGTTCAACTTTACGCCAGCTTTGAGGAATATCCATTGTATATTGATCAAAATCAGTTTTTTTGTTATAATCTGTACCTGTACATCCTATAAAATTTAAAACGCTTAGAATAAATGATGTTTTTATTATACTTTTTTTCATAATAATATTAGGAGATATAATATTCAATCTTATTTTTTGGTTTAGGCGGTAAACCTTTGGAAAACTGTAGTTTTTCAGTATAAAACATTATCTTTTTACCCACAAATTAATCACTTCTGCAGTATTTTTATTAATTCTTAAATAATAAGTTCTGTCCACTCCTGGTACACCTACTTTCTTAGAAGAAGCGATAATTTCCCATACTTTACCATCAGCTATTAAGTTTACAGTAAAAGGTCTTAATTGTTCAAAATCAATATTCCTGTATTGTTCCTTATAAATTATATCGGCTAATTTCAATGCCATTTCTTTATCTGTAACAATGTCAATTGCATATCGTTCAGTAATCTTTTTAGGGAGATCTGTTACGGGATTGTATGGTTTATCTTTTAATGAACTACATCCATTACAGAATATAGCTATTATAATTATCCAGAATGTTGTTATTGTTATCTTTATCATTATATCAATTATTTAGGTAAAATTCTTGATACCACATTAGGTGATATCGTATTTAATCTTAAATTTTTTGAATTAGGATCAGATGGTAAATCTGTGAAAATAGGTTTATTATATGGTCTTGCTTCACCTGGTTTTGATTTTCCATAATTTTTATTAGGGTCAAATTCATTTATCCCTCCATTTGGAGTTCCTAAAAATCCTATTACGGGTTTTCTATATGGATTTCCTATACTTCCATCGCTATTAGTATATGTGTTTTTATAAATACTTATATCATCATCAGAGAATTTATTATCATCACTTGTAAATTTTCCACCACCAATGCTAACAGGTCTATCAGCTCCATGTGTATGACCATCAGCCATTATCTCTGCATTTTTATCATTCATAACAGATTTTATATCCGATTTAACAATATCAAACGATACAGATCCATTAGTCCCTTTAGATGGGACAGAATAAGTATAATAAGGATTTCCTTC
This region of Flavobacterium inviolabile genomic DNA includes:
- a CDS encoding formylglycine-generating enzyme family protein — protein: MYQPDRIVVSLIIGFITVFLNAQETKMVTIKGGTFVPLYGATTEKPVAVSSFKIDVYPVTNAEYLNFVNRKPEYTRFGIKAIFADKSYLSYWKNDFDYGANKSDAPVTNVSWFAAKKYCECQGKRMPTMDEWEYVAMADEQKADARTREEYNKYILSWYEKSKTYNNAIGQTFKNYWGVYDMHGLIWEWTSDFNSILLSGESRKDKDTDTSLFCGSGAVNATDLMNYAAFMRYAFRGSLKANYSTRNLGFRCARDIAPEKDLIKSTTTFLTEQ
- the nirK gene encoding copper-containing nitrite reductase, whose protein sequence is MKIKLKIVVSLLVITTITIGLLSFRDKSPGDPTKIKVVGEQVAELTSPPFVPKPIGNRAATKLIVNMEIKELEGEMTAGVKYVYWTFGGSVPGSFIRTRIGDEVQFHLKNHPDNKLPHNIDLHAVTGPGGGATSSLVAPGHEKVFNFKCLNPGLYVYHCATAPVGMHIANGMYGLILVEPEGGLPPVDKEYYVMQGDFYTKGNYGDQGTQPFDMEKAIKEQPDYVVFNGKVGAITGDNAITAKKGETVRIYMGNGGPNLVSSFHVIGEIFDKVYLEGGSVINKDVQTTLIPAGGAAIVEFKVDVPGTFILVDHSIFRAFNKGALGMLKVEGEQDKNVYSGTVQEGIYLPEGGTIQNMPKEKDAPKAVAPKTLDEKLKAGKEIYGRTCFACHQSEGQGIPSAFPPLAKSDYLNADTKRAINAVLHGLTGEITVNGKKYNSVMTSQNLTDDEIANVLTYVYNNWGNNKTNVTTAMVKAERSKPAQKLKDIHE
- a CDS encoding SCO family protein, yielding MKKILLGLLIILAGIQHCNSQEQTPERLSEAGEFSGLSIYNLPSRWTTQDNKEIEMKDLKGKVLVMVMIYTSCKAACPRLIADMRHIEQRLPENIKKDVRLIMVSIDPETDTPKRLKAFAKENKMEGEQWLFLRSTEENTREFAAVLAVNYKKITPVDFSHSNIISVFNTGGELTFQQEGLGISYDETVRNIIAEAAKHH